The Armatimonadota bacterium region AAGATGGTGGTTGACGACATAAAGAACGCTCTCCTGGAGCAGGTAAACACGCTCAAAACTAAACCGCTCGACACCAAGGACCTTGAACGAGCAAAGGGTTATACCATCGGCACATATAACCTCTCTCATCAGCACCTGTTGGACCGTGCATTTGACCTGGCATGGTTTGAGACCATAGGAGTCGGTTATGATATGTACAGCAGCTACCCTGACGAAGTGGAGAAAGTGACTGCTGAAGACGTGCAGCGCGCGGCAAATAAGTATTTCACCAACTACGCCGCGGAACTGCTGCTGCCGAAGTCGAAGGCGGAAGCTACCGATTAACCAGTTATTCGGCCGGCACCAGCGGTTCAATTGACTCAATTAGCTTGGGAATATCTTTAACAACAGTATCCCAGAGCAAAACAAGATCAACTGAGTCATAACCGTGGATTAGCCTGTTGCGCATAGATATCATGTCTCGCCAGGGCAAGTATGGATGCTCGCTTTTGAAGTCATCGCCTACCCGGTTAGCTGCTTCTCCAATTATTTCTATGGCGCGAACAACGGCAAAATGACACTGAACATCATCAATAAACGCATGAAGACTTTTATCGCCAACA contains the following coding sequences:
- a CDS encoding DUF86 domain-containing protein yields the protein MPRDLDSLIDILQASRRAVEFVGDKSLHAFIDDVQCHFAVVRAIEIIGEAANRVGDDFKSEHPYLPWRDMISMRNRLIHGYDSVDLVLLWDTVVKDIPKLIESIEPLVPAE